The Deltaproteobacteria bacterium genomic sequence ATGTCGGCGCAGGAATGTGCCGATCTCGTGCGGAAACTAGTGGGATAGAAAAAAAGGCGGGGCCGCTTTGGCAAGCGGACCCGTCCTGAAGAAGGATGCAACCTAGTGTCAAATAAAAAAGGGGGTTTCAAAGAAGCCCCCAATTTATTTGGCACTGTTGGTGGAGCTGAGGGGGATCGAACCCCTGACCTCATGACTGCCAGTCATGCGCTCTCCCAGCTGAGCTACAGCCCCGTGAAGAATCCGTAAAGTAGCAAAAAGAATTTTAGCTGTCAATCCCTATTTAACAATGACACCGCTTTGCGGCTTGCCGCAGAGATTTCATTGAGATGTTGACAAAAACCAAACGAAAAAATAAATTCAACTGTTTAAATGGAAGGGGAAAGGTGGCTTTCAGAACGGTTCCGGTGCGGCGGCGCATGCGGAAAAAGCAAAAAAAACCGTGCGGGCTGCGCGCCTTTATATTTTAACTATCTGAATAAATTTAATTTTTAATTGAGGTGAACGTTAATGCTGGGTTTGATGCGCAAACATGCAACGAGCTGGTTGATCAAAATTGTGTTGGGGGCGATCGTCATCGTTTTTGTGTTTTGGGGGGTGGGCAGCTTCCGTAGCCGCAAGGCCAGCCTCATCGCGAGTGTGAACGGCGAGGCTATCGGTGCCGAAGCGTACAACCAGGCTTACAACGCGATGATGGAGCAGATGCGACAGCGATTCGGCAACAATTTGAACGAAGATATGGTGAAAATGCTGCATCTGGACAAGCAGGCCCTGGACCAGTTGATCGACCAGAAACTGATGGTGCAGGAAGCCGACAAACTGAAACTGAGGGTCACCGACGAAGAAACCGTGGATTCCATTACGAGCATGCGCGCGTTTCAGACCGATGGCCGGTTCGACCCACGCCTGTACCAGCGGGTCTTGGATTATAATCGACTGACGCCCGAAGGGTTCGAAAAAATGCAGCGCAACAGTCTTCTGACAAGCAAGCTGCGGGCGTATATCAGCAGCAATGTTCAGGTTTCCGATGGGGAGGCCCTGACCTATTATCAGTGGCAGAAGGCCGCCGTCGACATTGAATATGTCCTGTTCGCCCCCGATACCTATGCGGGTGTGGAGACATCGCCGGAAGAGATTGAAGCCTATTTCGACAAGCACAAAAGCACCTATAAAACCGACCCCATGATCGATGTCCAGTACCTCCGCTTCGATCCGGATCAGTACAAAGATTCCGTGACGGTGACGGACGAGGAGATCGGGGAGTATTACAACGCCAATCGCTCCGAGTTCGAAACGCCCAAAACCGTCGAGGCGCGCCATATTCTCATCAAGGTGGCCGCCGATGCTCCCGAGGAAGCGGTCGAGAAGGCCCGCACCCGGGCCGTCGAAATCCTGGACATGGTCAAAGCCGGCAAGGATTTTGCCGAGCTTGCCGCTCAGTATTCGGAAGGGCCCTCCAAAAACAACGGGGGCTATCTGGGGACCTTCAAAAAAGAGGACATGGTGGCGCCTTTTGCGGAAAAAGCGTTTTCCATGCAAGCGGGCGAGGTGAGTGAACCGGTCAGAACGCGTTTCGGGTGGCACCTGATCAAGGTAGAAAAGGTAAATGAAGCATCCACACAATCCCTTCAGGAAGCCAAAGGCCGTATTCGCGACAAACTTTTGGGTGAAAAGGCCAAGGCCCTGGCCTACGATGCGGCGGAGTCCTTTTACGACCAGACGCTGGAAGGGGACAACCTTGCCGAAACCACCCGGGAAACGGGGCTGAAGGTCATAAAGACCGGCCGCTTCAGCCGGAAAGGCGACGGCCTGGAGGGCGTGGCGGATCGCACCAAATTCATCAATGCCGCCTTTGGGCTGGAACCCGATCAGATTAGCGAAATTCAGGATTTCTCGGACGGCTACTACATCCTGCAGGTTACGGAAACCGTTCCGGGCAAGATCCCCGAACTCGAAGCGGTGAAAGCCCAGGTCGCCGCCGACCTGAAGAAGGAGAAGCAGGGAGCCATGGCGGAAGCGGATGCCGAAAAATTGCTGGCGGCCCTCAAAAACGAACCGGGTGGGGACACGGCCGCCCAGGCGGCTTTCAAATCGACCGGTTTTTTCGAGCGCGACGCGTCCATTCCGGGAATGGGGTATGAGAACGACATTTCGAACGCTGCCTTCATGCTTACCCAGAACAACCCGCTGCCGGAAAAGGTTTTCAAGGGCGCCAAGGGCTTTTATGTCATCCGCCTCAAAAATAGGAAGTTGCCTGATGCCGCCGGATTTGATAAAGAAAAAGACGATATCAAGACGTCTCTCCTGAGAAGAAAGCAATCACGGGTTTTCAATGAGTGGCTTGCGTATGTAAAGGAAAACAGTGAAATTTCCATTAAGGAAGGTGTTATCGAATAGACGCGGCAGGGCCGGGAGTAATGCACAAGGCTTCGATAAACCATCCATGCATCAAGATCGACGATGCTACAACGATGAGGGCAAATTATCTTTAAGCATTGAGATGAGGCGGACATATGAAATTTTTGGATGATTTCCGGGTCAAAAAAGTAGCTCCGGTCAGCAAAAAGTGCCCCCATTGCTACACCCATATTCCGCTGAAGGCCAAAATATGCCCTTCCTGCAAGAACAAGGTCGGTCTGATCGACAAACACGGGATGGCCACACGCAGAATCGACTGGATGAGCTACATCATTTGTTTTTTGGCCTGGTTGACGCTGGGAGTGTACATCTGGATGGCTTTTCTATAACCTGAGTTGAGCGTTTCGAATGTAAACAATGGTGAGAAACCGAATTCCATGGCGGAGTTGACATCATCCGATCGCGAATATCTTCTGAGGATGGCCCGCAACGAGATTGCCGCTGCGTTGGGGAGCGGAGATGCCCTGCCAAGACCCGCTTCGCTTTCCCCGGCGGTATTTGAAAAACGCGGCTGTTTTGTGACCCTGCACCAGCACGGGGAGCTGCGGGGCTGTATCGGCATCATAGAACCCGACCACCCGCTGATTGACAATGTTTCCGACAATGCCGCCAGCGCCGCTTTCAGGGATCCCAGGTTTTCACCGCTCACCATTGAAGAACTGGCCGCCACTGACATCGAAATCAGTGTTCTCTCCCAACCCGTGGCACTGGCATTCAAGGACGGCGAAGACCTGAAAAGGCAGCTCGAGCCCGGTGTGCACGGTGTCATTCTTTCCCGGGGATGGCACCGATCGACCTTCCTCCCGCAGGTTTGGGAGCAGTTGCCCGACAAAGAGATGTTCCTGAGGCATTTGTGCGAGAAGGGGGGCATGCGGGGGGACTGCTGGAAAAGCACCGAAACCAGCGTGGAGGTATATACCGCAGAATACTTCTCCGAGTAATCAATCTGCCGGCGGGCGACGTCTGACGGCAGATTGATTACGTGACGGCCTGCGGCATAATTTATTAGAAGATGTACTGAGTATCTAATGCCTCCTCAGTAATTTGTTCTAAAAATCGCGATGGCCGGTTAAGAAGCATGCCCGTGGCCCGGTCGTACGCCTGTCCCGGGCAGGTGAAGAAAAGGTGCTCTTCGGCCCGGGTGGCCGCCACGTACATC encodes the following:
- a CDS encoding SurA N-terminal domain-containing protein, with product MLGLMRKHATSWLIKIVLGAIVIVFVFWGVGSFRSRKASLIASVNGEAIGAEAYNQAYNAMMEQMRQRFGNNLNEDMVKMLHLDKQALDQLIDQKLMVQEADKLKLRVTDEETVDSITSMRAFQTDGRFDPRLYQRVLDYNRLTPEGFEKMQRNSLLTSKLRAYISSNVQVSDGEALTYYQWQKAAVDIEYVLFAPDTYAGVETSPEEIEAYFDKHKSTYKTDPMIDVQYLRFDPDQYKDSVTVTDEEIGEYYNANRSEFETPKTVEARHILIKVAADAPEEAVEKARTRAVEILDMVKAGKDFAELAAQYSEGPSKNNGGYLGTFKKEDMVAPFAEKAFSMQAGEVSEPVRTRFGWHLIKVEKVNEASTQSLQEAKGRIRDKLLGEKAKALAYDAAESFYDQTLEGDNLAETTRETGLKVIKTGRFSRKGDGLEGVADRTKFINAAFGLEPDQISEIQDFSDGYYILQVTETVPGKIPELEAVKAQVAADLKKEKQGAMAEADAEKLLAALKNEPGGDTAAQAAFKSTGFFERDASIPGMGYENDISNAAFMLTQNNPLPEKVFKGAKGFYVIRLKNRKLPDAAGFDKEKDDIKTSLLRRKQSRVFNEWLAYVKENSEISIKEGVIE
- the amrA gene encoding AmmeMemoRadiSam system protein A; the encoded protein is MAELTSSDREYLLRMARNEIAAALGSGDALPRPASLSPAVFEKRGCFVTLHQHGELRGCIGIIEPDHPLIDNVSDNAASAAFRDPRFSPLTIEELAATDIEISVLSQPVALAFKDGEDLKRQLEPGVHGVILSRGWHRSTFLPQVWEQLPDKEMFLRHLCEKGGMRGDCWKSTETSVEVYTAEYFSE